One Flavobacterium sp. 90 DNA segment encodes these proteins:
- a CDS encoding bifunctional precorrin-2 dehydrogenase/sirohydrochlorin ferrochelatase — MEQNELYPIFLKLHNLNVLIVGGGNVGLEKLSFLLKSSPNANVEVVAPNFHLEIKVLAEKHPSITLTKSKFKKKMLKKRHMVIACTDDLKVNKKVYDLSRKRYLICNIADTPDLCDYYLGGIVTKGNVKIAISTNGKSPTTAKRLREFFEEVIPEDINQMVENLNEYRKTLKGDFEDKVKKMNEITASLKNKE, encoded by the coding sequence ATGGAACAAAATGAATTATATCCAATATTCTTAAAACTTCATAATCTGAATGTTTTAATTGTTGGAGGAGGAAATGTAGGATTAGAAAAGTTGTCTTTTTTACTAAAGTCAAGTCCTAATGCAAATGTTGAGGTTGTAGCGCCGAATTTCCATTTAGAAATAAAGGTTTTGGCAGAGAAACATCCTTCGATTACGTTAACTAAATCGAAGTTTAAAAAGAAAATGCTCAAAAAACGTCATATGGTTATTGCGTGTACCGATGATTTAAAAGTCAATAAAAAGGTATACGATTTATCCCGAAAGCGTTATTTGATTTGCAATATTGCAGATACACCAGATTTGTGTGACTATTATTTAGGCGGAATTGTAACGAAAGGAAATGTAAAAATTGCGATTTCAACTAACGGAAAATCACCAACAACAGCCAAAAGACTGCGGGAGTTTTTTGAAGAAGTAATACCGGAAGATATCAATCAAATGGTTGAAAATCTCAATGAATACAGGAAAACCTTAAAAGGTGATTTTGAAGACAAGGTTAAAAAAATGAACGAGATAACGGCGTCATTGAAAAATAAAGAATAA
- the cobA gene encoding uroporphyrinogen-III C-methyltransferase, with translation MLNIKPKVTLVGAGPGDPDLLTLKGVKALAEANVVLYDALANDEILAHASKNAIKIFVGKKIGNHAYTQDQINQLIVDNALTYGNVVRLKGGDPFIFGRGSEEIEFVESFGIETIVIPGISSVVAVPASQGISITKRGVSESFWAITGTTSDRKLSSDVALAAQSSATVVILMGMHKLPQIIDLFQKEEKGNLPVAIIQNGTTSEEKVGVGTVDSILEIVKEQQLSSPAIIVLGNVVRESNKLKGFYEEFLSKEITR, from the coding sequence ATGCTTAATATCAAACCAAAAGTAACTTTAGTTGGCGCAGGTCCAGGCGATCCGGATTTGCTTACGCTCAAAGGTGTAAAAGCACTAGCTGAAGCAAATGTGGTTTTGTATGATGCATTGGCCAATGACGAAATATTAGCGCACGCATCTAAAAATGCCATCAAGATTTTTGTTGGAAAAAAGATCGGAAATCACGCTTATACACAAGATCAAATCAATCAGTTAATTGTAGATAATGCATTAACGTATGGAAATGTAGTGCGTTTAAAAGGCGGAGATCCTTTTATTTTTGGGCGTGGAAGTGAAGAAATAGAATTTGTTGAAAGTTTCGGAATTGAAACGATTGTAATTCCCGGAATCTCGTCGGTAGTTGCTGTTCCTGCAAGTCAGGGAATTTCGATTACAAAAAGAGGCGTTTCAGAAAGTTTTTGGGCGATTACGGGAACAACTTCTGATAGAAAATTATCTTCAGATGTAGCTTTGGCAGCACAATCATCTGCGACAGTTGTTATTTTGATGGGAATGCACAAATTACCACAAATTATTGATTTGTTTCAAAAAGAAGAAAAAGGAAATTTGCCTGTTGCAATTATTCAAAACGGAACAACTTCTGAAGAAAAAGTAGGAGTTGGAACGGTAGATTCGATTTTAGAAATTGTAAAAGAGCAACAATTAAGTTCGCCGGCAATTATTGTTTTGGGAAACGTTGTTCGCGAAAGCAATAAATTAAAAGGATTTTACGAAGAATTTCTATCAAAAGAAATCACTAGATAA
- a CDS encoding HEPN domain-containing protein: protein MESFRTEIENPIVQKEIIDLEKKIHLFRGGKIDDERFRSLRLARGIYGQRQEGVQMIRIKLPYGKVTSEQLVRITKVSDEYSTGRLHITTRQDIQIHYVSLDRTPELWANLAKDDITLREACGNTVRNITGSELAGVDVNEPFDVSPYAHGLFQYLLRNPICQEMGRKFKISFSSSDEDTALSYLHDLGFIPKIVNGEKGFKIMFGGGLGSQPAHAELLSEFVPVNEIIPTAEGIIRIFDRYGERAKRMKARMKFLIKEMGRDVFLDLVEKEKKAIAFETYEIDTTAFDGPIPEPLLQVPQVTIEDTKAYEAWKKSNVIAQKQEGYYAIGIKVLLGDFYTDKARLLADLIKNYAANELRFSLRQNIVIRHVKEANLPFFYQELAKLNFVDLGYNSTADITACPGTDTCNLGIASSTGIAEELEKVLNAEYPQYLNNQEIEIKISGCMNACGQHNMSAIGFQGMSINSGKLVAPALQVLLGGGRLGNGSGRFADKVIKIPSRRGPDALRTILNDFDTNANGEKFLNYYDLKGEKYFYEILKPFADVTNLTEADFVDWGNADNYVKAVGVGECAGVVIDLVATLLLEAKDKLTFAQESFDEGKWSDAIYHAYAGFVNGAKALLLAENEKTNNHAGIVDLFDTVFVTSSKIELATTFRELVYQINQNEPSEAFAKVYIQQGISFFDTIEKYRAQELANA, encoded by the coding sequence ATGGAAAGTTTTAGAACAGAAATAGAAAATCCGATTGTTCAGAAAGAGATCATCGATTTAGAAAAAAAGATTCATTTATTCCGTGGAGGGAAAATTGATGATGAGCGTTTTCGTAGTCTTCGTTTAGCGCGCGGAATTTACGGCCAACGTCAGGAAGGCGTTCAAATGATTCGTATTAAATTGCCTTACGGGAAAGTTACGAGCGAGCAATTGGTACGTATTACTAAAGTTTCTGATGAATATTCTACAGGACGTTTGCACATTACAACGCGTCAGGATATCCAGATTCACTACGTAAGTTTAGACAGAACTCCGGAACTTTGGGCAAATTTGGCTAAAGACGATATTACATTGCGTGAAGCGTGCGGAAATACTGTTAGAAATATTACCGGAAGTGAATTGGCTGGTGTCGATGTAAACGAACCTTTCGATGTTTCGCCTTATGCACACGGACTTTTTCAATATCTGTTAAGAAACCCAATTTGTCAGGAAATGGGGCGTAAATTCAAAATTTCGTTCTCTTCTTCAGACGAAGATACAGCTTTAAGTTATTTACACGATTTAGGATTTATTCCGAAAATTGTAAATGGCGAAAAAGGCTTTAAAATTATGTTTGGTGGAGGTTTAGGATCTCAGCCGGCACATGCAGAATTACTTTCGGAATTTGTTCCGGTTAACGAAATCATTCCAACAGCAGAAGGAATCATCCGTATTTTTGACAGATATGGTGAACGTGCAAAAAGAATGAAAGCGCGTATGAAATTCTTAATCAAAGAAATGGGAAGAGATGTTTTCCTTGATTTGGTTGAAAAAGAGAAAAAAGCAATCGCTTTCGAAACTTACGAAATAGATACCACTGCTTTTGATGGTCCAATTCCGGAACCATTATTACAAGTACCACAAGTTACAATCGAAGATACAAAAGCGTATGAAGCCTGGAAAAAATCGAATGTAATTGCACAGAAACAAGAAGGTTATTACGCTATTGGAATCAAAGTTTTATTAGGAGATTTTTATACTGATAAAGCCAGATTATTAGCCGATTTAATTAAAAATTACGCAGCAAATGAACTACGTTTCTCATTGCGTCAAAATATTGTAATACGTCACGTAAAAGAAGCTAATTTGCCATTCTTTTATCAGGAATTAGCCAAATTGAATTTTGTTGATTTAGGTTATAATTCTACTGCAGATATTACGGCATGTCCGGGTACAGATACTTGTAATTTGGGGATTGCAAGTAGTACCGGTATTGCAGAAGAACTGGAAAAAGTACTGAATGCAGAATATCCGCAATACTTAAACAATCAGGAAATTGAGATTAAAATTTCGGGTTGTATGAATGCTTGCGGACAACACAATATGTCGGCAATTGGTTTCCAGGGAATGTCAATCAATTCAGGAAAATTAGTAGCTCCGGCTTTACAAGTTTTATTAGGCGGAGGAAGATTAGGAAATGGATCAGGACGTTTTGCTGATAAAGTAATCAAAATTCCAAGCCGTAGAGGACCAGATGCTTTGCGTACAATCTTAAATGATTTTGATACAAATGCAAACGGAGAGAAATTCCTAAACTATTACGATCTGAAAGGAGAGAAATATTTCTATGAAATTTTAAAACCTTTTGCAGATGTAACCAATTTAACCGAAGCTGATTTCGTAGACTGGGGTAACGCAGATAACTATGTAAAAGCAGTTGGAGTTGGAGAATGTGCCGGAGTTGTGATCGATTTAGTAGCTACTTTATTATTAGAAGCAAAAGACAAATTAACGTTTGCGCAAGAATCTTTTGACGAAGGAAAATGGTCAGATGCAATTTACCATGCTTATGCCGGATTTGTAAATGGAGCAAAAGCATTATTGCTTGCAGAAAACGAAAAAACAAACAATCACGCTGGAATTGTAGACTTATTTGATACTGTTTTTGTAACAAGTTCTAAAATAGAATTGGCAACAACATTTAGAGAATTAGTATATCAAATCAATCAAAATGAACCTTCAGAAGCGTTTGCAAAAGTATACATTCAACAAGGAATTTCATTTTTTGATACTATAGAAAAATACAGAGCTCAAGAATTAGCAAATGCTTAA
- a CDS encoding NAD(P)/FAD-dependent oxidoreductase yields the protein MIKTDILIIGAGPTGLFAVFEAGLLKLKCHILDALPQAGGQLSELYPKKPIYDIPGFPEVLAGDLIDNLQEQIKQFEPGYTLGERAETIEKQEDGSFIVTSNKGTKFHAPVIAIAGGLGSFEPRKPLIEDIEFYEDKGVKYFIKNPEKFRDKRVVIAGGGDSALDWSIFLANVASEVTLIHRRNEFRGALDSVEKVQELKTAGKIKLITPAEVIGINGAEHVESLDIEENGAHRKIETDFFIPLFGLTPKLGPIADWGLDIEKNAIKVNNALDYQTNIPGIFAIGDVNTYPGKLKLILCGFHEATLMCQAAYQIINPGKKYVLKYTTVSGVDGFDGTRKEAPKAVVKAIV from the coding sequence ATGATTAAAACAGATATACTTATAATTGGAGCAGGACCAACGGGTTTATTTGCCGTTTTTGAGGCAGGATTATTAAAATTAAAATGTCATATTTTAGATGCTTTACCACAAGCTGGAGGACAACTTTCGGAATTGTATCCAAAAAAACCTATTTATGATATCCCTGGTTTCCCAGAAGTTTTAGCAGGAGATTTAATTGATAACTTACAAGAACAAATTAAGCAGTTTGAGCCGGGTTATACATTAGGAGAACGTGCTGAAACAATCGAAAAACAAGAAGACGGAAGTTTTATTGTAACCTCAAACAAAGGAACTAAATTTCACGCGCCGGTTATTGCTATCGCTGGAGGTTTAGGAAGTTTTGAGCCTCGTAAACCACTTATCGAAGATATCGAGTTTTATGAAGATAAAGGAGTAAAATACTTCATCAAAAATCCGGAGAAATTCAGAGATAAAAGAGTTGTAATTGCCGGAGGAGGAGATTCAGCATTAGACTGGAGTATCTTCTTGGCGAATGTAGCTTCAGAAGTTACTTTGATTCACCGTAGAAATGAATTTAGAGGAGCTTTGGATTCTGTAGAAAAAGTACAAGAATTAAAAACTGCGGGAAAAATTAAATTAATTACACCAGCAGAAGTTATCGGAATCAACGGTGCTGAGCATGTTGAATCGTTAGATATCGAAGAAAACGGCGCACACCGTAAAATCGAAACAGATTTCTTTATTCCACTTTTTGGATTAACACCAAAATTAGGTCCAATTGCAGACTGGGGATTAGATATCGAGAAAAATGCCATTAAAGTAAACAATGCATTAGATTACCAAACAAATATTCCGGGAATCTTTGCTATTGGAGACGTGAATACATATCCTGGGAAATTAAAGTTGATCCTTTGCGGTTTCCATGAAGCAACTTTAATGTGTCAGGCAGCTTACCAAATCATCAATCCAGGTAAAAAATACGTATTGAAATATACGACAGTTTCTGGTGTAGACGGTTTCGACGGAACTCGTAAAGAAGCTCCAAAAGCAGTTGTTAAGGCGATTGTTTAG
- a CDS encoding TfoX/Sxy family protein, with amino-acid sequence MAFDEDNAQRIRTFLQHKGADFFEKKMFGGLVFMVDNKLCCGTRLDKQIGENLLLCRIDDKAYAKAIEKDDVLPMPNAERPMKNYIFVTENGWQKSQDLAFWIQLCLDYNPFAKASKKK; translated from the coding sequence ATGGCTTTCGACGAAGATAACGCACAAAGAATCCGAACATTTCTCCAACACAAAGGCGCCGATTTTTTCGAAAAGAAAATGTTTGGCGGACTTGTATTTATGGTAGATAATAAATTGTGTTGCGGAACTCGTCTTGACAAACAAATTGGAGAAAATCTTTTGTTATGCCGAATCGATGATAAAGCTTATGCAAAAGCAATAGAAAAAGATGATGTATTACCGATGCCAAATGCAGAAAGACCAATGAAAAACTACATTTTTGTTACAGAAAACGGTTGGCAAAAAAGTCAGGATTTAGCATTTTGGATACAACTTTGTTTAGATTATAATCCGTTTGCAAAAGCAAGTAAGAAAAAATAA
- a CDS encoding homocysteine S-methyltransferase family protein, which produces MSITIQEAIKKNILILDGAMGTMLQRYNFSEEDFRGERFKDFPHPLKGNNDLLSITQPQAIRDVHAAYYEAGADIVETNTFSGTTIGMADYFLEDLVYELNYESAKIARQVADEFTAKNPDKPRFVAGSIGPTNRTASMSPDVNDPGYRAVTFDDLRIAYKQQVEALMDGGCDLLLVETIFDTLNAKAALFAIEEVKDERNLDIPIMVSGTITDASGRTLSGQTVEAFLISVSHIPLLSVGFNCALGADLLKPYLKTLSQHTSFNVSAHPNAGLPNAFGQYDETPEQTQAFIKEYLDDNLINIIGGCCGTTPDHIRLIAEVAKDYKPRVAPVFA; this is translated from the coding sequence ATGTCAATAACAATTCAGGAAGCAATAAAAAAAAATATCCTAATCCTTGATGGAGCAATGGGAACAATGTTGCAGCGCTATAATTTCTCCGAAGAAGATTTTCGTGGAGAGCGTTTCAAAGATTTTCCGCATCCATTAAAAGGAAACAACGATTTACTATCCATAACACAACCACAAGCAATTCGCGATGTCCACGCCGCTTATTATGAAGCGGGTGCAGACATCGTAGAAACCAACACCTTTTCAGGAACGACAATTGGTATGGCCGATTATTTTCTGGAAGATTTGGTTTACGAATTAAATTACGAATCGGCTAAAATTGCAAGACAAGTAGCTGATGAATTTACAGCCAAAAATCCGGACAAACCACGTTTTGTAGCCGGTTCAATTGGTCCAACAAACCGTACGGCAAGTATGTCACCAGATGTAAACGATCCGGGTTACAGAGCCGTAACATTTGATGATTTAAGAATTGCGTACAAACAACAAGTAGAAGCCTTAATGGATGGTGGCTGCGATTTACTTTTGGTAGAAACAATCTTTGATACTTTAAATGCAAAAGCAGCACTTTTTGCAATCGAAGAAGTAAAAGACGAACGTAATCTTGATATTCCAATCATGGTTTCAGGAACAATTACAGATGCTTCAGGAAGAACACTTTCTGGACAAACGGTAGAAGCATTTTTGATTTCAGTTTCGCACATTCCGTTACTGAGTGTAGGATTTAATTGCGCTCTTGGGGCTGATTTGTTGAAACCATACTTGAAAACATTATCACAACATACAAGTTTCAATGTTTCGGCACATCCAAATGCAGGATTGCCAAACGCATTCGGGCAATACGATGAAACACCTGAACAAACTCAGGCTTTCATCAAAGAATATTTAGACGATAATTTAATCAACATAATTGGTGGTTGTTGCGGAACAACTCCGGATCACATTAGATTAATTGCTGAGGTTGCGAAGGATTATAAGCCACGTGTGGCGCCGGTTTTTGCTTAA